GGCCTTTCGCCCCTGGAGTTCCGGCAAACGCTGGGCCGCTTTGCCAGCGGCGTGACCATCATCACGGCGGCCGACGGCCAGGAGCGCCGGGGCATGACCGCCAGCGCTTTTGTGTCGGTCAGCCTGCAGCCGCCGCTGATTCTGGTCAGCGTGGACAACCGCGCCCAGATGCACGCGCTGCTCTCGCGCCCAGAGGTCACGCACTTTGGGGTCAGCGTGCTCTCGGCGGCGCAGCGCCACCTCAGCGACCACTTTGCCGGGCGTCCGGGCCCCGAGGAACTGGTGCCCTGGTTCGAGCATGAGGGCCTGCCCCTGATCGGCGGCGCGGTGGCGCAGCTCGTGTGCCGCAAGCACGAGGTCATCCCGGCGGGCGACCATACGCTGTACCTGGGCTTCGTGGACTATAGCCGCTACACCGACGACGACCCCCTGGTGTACTTCCGGGGCCAGTACCACGAGCTGGGTTAAGGGAATGCCCGGCGTGGAGGCGGTGTCAACACCCGCGTCCTGGCCCCAGGCGGGCACAAGGCGCCGCCGTCACAATCTGACCGGGCGTTCGGCGGGGGCTGGGCTAGACTCGGGTGCATGATTCGCCTCGCCATCCTTGCGGACCTGCACGCCAATCTGGCGGCCACGCTCGCAGTTCACGCAGACCTTCAGCGGCGCGGCCTCACGGACATCTGGGTGCTGGGCGATCTGGTGGGCAAGGGCCCGCGCCCGCGTGAGGTGGTGGACTGGACCCAGGCCCACGCCACGCGCGTGATTCAGGGCAACTGGGACGCCCGGGTGGCCGGCGCCACCCACCGCCCCCAGGATCTATGGCCGCGCAGCAAACTCAGCCCCGCCGCCCTGGGTTACCTTTCAGAGCTGCCCTACGGCATCGAGGAGCAGTTTGGCGGCGCGTGGTGGCGCTTTGTGCACGCCAGCAGCCGGGGCCTGTTTCACCGCCTGTACCCGCACAGCAGCCTGCACGACCAACTCGAAGCCTTTGCGCCAAATGCGCAGTTTGGCCTGAAGGAGCACGCCGACGCCCTGGTCTACGCCGACATGCACGAGGCCCTGATGCTGGACGTGGAGGGCCGGCCCCTGATCAACTGCGGCAGCGTGGGCAATCCCCTGGATTCCACGCTGCCCTGCTATCTGGTGCTGGAATTTGATCCCCACGGCCCGGCCCACAGCGCCACCTACGTGCGCCTGACCTACGACCGCGACGAGGAAATCGCGGCGGCTGAGGCCAGCGACATGCCCTTTATTCGCGAATACATTGCGGAGTTGCTGACGGGGGCGTACCAGAAGCGGCGGGCGCGGACGGGCGAGTAAGGGGAGGCGGGACGCGGGGTGCAGGAAGCGGTGAACAGCCGCTCCTTCCACGCTTGACCCAGATGCGGTGGGGCAGGACAGGGCCCAAGGAGAAGCGGCGTGCAGACCGTGGTGAACAGCCGTTTTCCTGTGCACCGCCTCCTGCTTCCCGCGCACCCTTTACAATGCCCCGCATGACCGACACCTATCAGGCCGACGGCTTTGCCCCCACCCCCGAACTGGCCGCCGAGCGTCAGACGCGCTTTTCGCAGGCCCCTGAACTGGGCGAGGGCATTGAACCCGGCAAGCAGTACCGCGCCATCCTGGAAACCAGCAAGGGCCGCATTGTGGTTGAGCTGTACCCCGACGACGCCCCGGTGACCGTCAACTCGTTTGCCTATCTGCTGCGTCACCACTACTACGACGGCATCAAGTTCCACCGCGTCATTGATGGCTTCATGGCCCAGGCAGGCGACCCCACCGGCACCGGCGCGGGCGGCCCTGGCTACGACTTCGAAGACGAGCCCAACGGCCACCGCCACCGGGGCAAGGGCATCCTGAGCATGGCCAACCGGGGCCCCAACACCAACGGCAGCCAGTTCTTTATCACCTTCGTGGACACCCCCCACCTGGACGGCCGCCACACCATCTTCGGCAAAGTCGTGGACGGCCTGGACGTGCTGGACCGCCTGACCCGCATTCAGCCCGGCATGGGCGGCACCCCGGATGTGATTGAAAAGGCGTACTTGGTCGAGAAGTAAGTTGATGGTGCATGGAAGAAGGTTGATGGTCAAAAGCCATCAACCTTCTTCTCTCTTCTGCCCTCCCGGCCCAAAAAAGGTGATGGCCGGAGCACCCCCGACCATCACCTTTCCACCTTCTCCGTCAGTTCTTGCTGCCACCTTCAAAGGCCGCCTTGAACTTCTGCAGGTCCTCGGCGATCTGCTGGCTGGGCTCTTCACCGAACAGCTTGGCCACGGCCGCGCCCAGGGGGCCAGCGGGCGGGCGGTAGGACAGGGCCACGTGCACGCGGGTGCCGCCGCCGGGGAGCTCTTCAAACTGCACGCTGCCGGCGTTGTCCACGGTGGCGCCGGGGAGCGAGTGCCAGCCGATGCGCTGGCCGGGCTTGTCATTCACGATCTCGGCTTCCCATTCCACGTGGGTGCCCAGGGGTGCTTTGGCAACCCAGCGGCTGCGCTTCTCGTCAAGGGTGGTCACGCTTTCCAGGTGGCTCATGACCTGGGGCAGGTTCTCCAGCTTGCGCCAGTAGTCGTACACCTGCTGCGCGGGGCGGTCAATGACCACGCTGTGCTCCACAAAAATGGGCTTGGCGGCCGTAGCGCTGCCGCTCAGGCCGGCGGCGGCCATCACGGGGTCGTTGCCGGTGGCGGCGCGGTAGGCGAGGTACCCGCCCACGGCGGCCATGCCCAGGCCCAGGATGCCGCGCTTGCGCAGGCCCATCAGAAGCAGGGCGCCACCTGCCGCCCCGCTGATCATGCGGCCCTGATCCATGCCTGCCATTCCCGTGCTACTGGTCGTGCTGCTGCTGTTCGTCATGATTCCCTCCGTGCGGGCAGTGTATGAGGTGCCTTGGGTGGCGCGCGTGAAGCGAGCCCCAACGAAGATTAAGGGCTCTGGGCCACTTGCGGGGCCCAGCATGCGGTGAAGGCAGGCGGACGGTGCCTGCAGGGGGGGCCGCCCTGCGGTTACCCCGACTCGGCCTCGCGGGTGTCGCCGCTGCGGCGCTGCTCGATCTCCTGCGTGGCGGCCTGATCGCTGGCGGTGGCCGGGCCGCCCTGCAGGGCCGGGTCCAGGTTGGTGTTGGCGCCGTGGGTGCTGTGGTCGTTGCCGGTGTGGTTCGCCATGGTTTCGGGGGTGCTGGTCTGCGGGCTGCGCTCGTCCATAGGGGCCCTCCTGTGGGCTCTATCCTCGTCGGCGCGCCGGTGGCGCAGGTGTGCGGGGCCTCAGCGTGTCCTTATGCGGCCCGGTGCCGGCCAGGAGCGGCACCCCTCTTGTGCGGCCCGAACACCCAGCGCCGCCTCAGACCAGGGCCACCAGAGCCCAGTCAAGCGCCCGAATATCTGAACACCTATCCATCTCTCATGGCGCATGACCTGTTTCCTGCCGGCCGCCCTTGTCCTTTCCCAGGCGTGCCCATGAGCACCCGCACCGTGCAGCGGTCCAGCGTCCTTTCCGTTTCGGCCGAGTGCTGTCCTTACTTCGTGCGCGTTAGGGTGCAGGTCTGCTTCCCCATCAGGTCGCCTGAGTCAACGTACTTCTGACCTTCAGTTTGGAACTCAGGATGATCTGGTGCGACCTTCAGAAAGAGGCCCTGCTGAGGTTCGTTCAGCCTGGCATGTGGTTGACGAACCAGACACGTACGGACATCACGGAATCCCAGCACTGTCAACGACCGGATGGCCGCAAGAAAGACAGGATTGCCATCTTCGGCGGCAAGGAAAAACGCGTCAAACTCTGACCCGGCGGCATCTTGACGCACAACGGGACCAAATCCGGTGCTGCCTTTCCCTACCGCTTCTGCGAGTCCCACTTGCATGCGCATGGGCAGGATCAGGCGTTCGCCCGGTTGTTGATTCACAGTCATGGTCCACTCCTGACCTTGCGCCAGGAGGGAGGGCCCAGTCTTGACGTTGGTTGTCGTGGTGGGCGCACAAGACCCAAGAAGAACCATGACGCAGCCCATGAACATCCGTTTCATCACGGCATCATATTCGTCCGAAGACCAATTGCGCCGTTGGGTGATGAAGGGAGGCAGAGCCCAGACTTCACGCCAATCACGAACAGCGCGCCTCTGCACAGCCTACCGGGCGCCACTGGGCCATGCCCGCTCTATGCTGGCGGGCGTATGCGCGCGCCTGTGCCCGGCCAACTGGACGCCCTGTCTCTGGGGGCCATTCTGGTCACCATCGTGTTCTGGGCCTCAGCCTTTGCGGGGATTCGCGCGGGGCTGGAAGCCTTTTCACCTGGGCACGTCACGCTGTACCGCTTTCTGGTCGCCAGCGCCGCGCTGGGCCTCTACGCCGTGGCCGCCCGCATTCCGCTGCCGCCGCTGGGAGACCTGGGCCGCATTGCGCTGCTCAGCTTTTCGGGCATCACGCTGTACCACATCTGCCTGAACTACGGCGAGGTCAGCGTGCCCGCTGGCACTGCCAGCCTGATCATCGCGGCGGGGCCGGTCATCACGGCGCTGCTGGCCACGCGCTTTGCGGGCGAGCGCCTGAACCACCTGGGCTGGCTGGGCACCCTGATCAGCCTGGGCGGCGTGGCGCTGATCGTGCTGGGCAGCGGCCAGAGCCTGCAGTTTACCCAGGGCGCCCTGCTGATTCTGGCGGCGGCGCTGTTTACCAGCCTGTACTTCGTGTTTCAGAAACCGCTGCTCTTACGCATGAACCCGCTGCACTTCACGGTGTGGTCGCTGATCCTGGGCACCGTGCCCATGCTGGTGTTCCTGCCGGGCTTCGGCACGGCGCTGGCCCAGGCGCCGCTTGAGGCACACCTCGCACTCGTGTATATCGGGCTGTTTCCAGCGGCGCTGGCGTACCTCACCTGGACCTTTGCCCTGGCCCGCGTGGGGGCCGGCACCACCACCTCGTTTCTGTATGTCTCGCCCGTGTTCGCGGTGCTGATCGCGTGGCTGTGGCTGCGCGAGGTGCCCACCGCCGTGACCCTGGTGGGCGGCGCCATTGCCGTGGCGGGCGTGGTGTTGGTGAACACCCGGGGCCGCCCCGCCGCCGCGCCCACCCCCCCGGCCGAGGCCCGGGCATGACCTCAGCCCAGCCGCAACCCCAGGCCCAGCCAGCGGCCCAGGCCCCGCTGGCGGTGCAGGACATCGCCGTGCGCCTGGGCGGCGAACTCATTCTGGACGGCGTGACGCTGGACGTGCAGCGCGGCGAATTCCTGGCCCTCATTGGTCCGTCGGGCGGGGGCAAGAGCACGCTGCTGCGGGTGCTGGCGGGGTTGCTGAAGCCCGAACGGGGCACCGTTCACATCGCCACGCCGCCTGCGCTGGTGTTTCAGGATTACCGCCTGTTGCCCTGGCGCACCGCGCTGCGCAACGTGCAGCTGCCCGCCGACCTGGGCACCGGCGGCGGCCTGGCCCCCGGCGAGGCGCTGAAGATGGTGGGCATGGAGGCCTACGGGCCCTACTTCCCGGCACAGCTGTCGGGCGGCATGCGCGCGCGGGTGGCGCTGGCCCGCGCCCTGGCCCAGAGCGGCGACGTGCTGCTGCTGGACGAACCCTTTGCGGCCCTGGACGCCCTGGTGCGCGAGCGCTTCAACGCCGAACTGCGCCATCTGCACGAAAAAACAGGGCGCACCACGGTGCTGGTCACCCACTCCATCCGCGAGGCGGTGTGGCTGGCCGACCGGGTGGCGGTGCTGCGCGGCGGACGGATTGTGGAACTGCTGGACACGCGCGGCGAAGGCCGGGTCAGCGCCTACACCGATGGCCTGGAAGCCCACCTGCGCGCCGTGCTGGGCACCGGCGACAGCACCCGATTGCGCCTGGACAGCGTGCGGGCGCGCAGCCGCGCCTGGGTGCTGCCGGTGGCGGCGGTGGCGCTGGCCCTGGCGCTGTGGGCCTGGGGCGCGCACGCCCTGAACCAACCCTTTCTGCTGCCCACCCCCGGCGCGGTGTGGCAGGAAGCGGTCCGCACCGCCCCCGCGCTGGCCGCCGCGTTCTGGGTCACGGTGCGCACGGCGCTGCTGGGCACGCTGCTGGGCGCGCTGGCTGGCGTGCTGATCGGCTATCCGCTGGCCAAGTGGCGGGCGCTGGAACGCTTTCTCAGCCCCTTCCTGGTGG
The window above is part of the Deinococcus aquaedulcis genome. Proteins encoded here:
- a CDS encoding flavin reductase family protein is translated as MTQPQSMTGGLSPLEFRQTLGRFASGVTIITAADGQERRGMTASAFVSVSLQPPLILVSVDNRAQMHALLSRPEVTHFGVSVLSAAQRHLSDHFAGRPGPEELVPWFEHEGLPLIGGAVAQLVCRKHEVIPAGDHTLYLGFVDYSRYTDDDPLVYFRGQYHELG
- a CDS encoding metallophosphoesterase family protein; translation: MIRLAILADLHANLAATLAVHADLQRRGLTDIWVLGDLVGKGPRPREVVDWTQAHATRVIQGNWDARVAGATHRPQDLWPRSKLSPAALGYLSELPYGIEEQFGGAWWRFVHASSRGLFHRLYPHSSLHDQLEAFAPNAQFGLKEHADALVYADMHEALMLDVEGRPLINCGSVGNPLDSTLPCYLVLEFDPHGPAHSATYVRLTYDRDEEIAAAEASDMPFIREYIAELLTGAYQKRRARTGE
- a CDS encoding peptidylprolyl isomerase; its protein translation is MTDTYQADGFAPTPELAAERQTRFSQAPELGEGIEPGKQYRAILETSKGRIVVELYPDDAPVTVNSFAYLLRHHYYDGIKFHRVIDGFMAQAGDPTGTGAGGPGYDFEDEPNGHRHRGKGILSMANRGPNTNGSQFFITFVDTPHLDGRHTIFGKVVDGLDVLDRLTRIQPGMGGTPDVIEKAYLVEK
- a CDS encoding SRPBCC family protein — encoded protein: MTNSSSTTSSTGMAGMDQGRMISGAAGGALLLMGLRKRGILGLGMAAVGGYLAYRAATGNDPVMAAAGLSGSATAAKPIFVEHSVVIDRPAQQVYDYWRKLENLPQVMSHLESVTTLDEKRSRWVAKAPLGTHVEWEAEIVNDKPGQRIGWHSLPGATVDNAGSVQFEELPGGGTRVHVALSYRPPAGPLGAAVAKLFGEEPSQQIAEDLQKFKAAFEGGSKN
- a CDS encoding DMT family transporter, with protein sequence MRAPVPGQLDALSLGAILVTIVFWASAFAGIRAGLEAFSPGHVTLYRFLVASAALGLYAVAARIPLPPLGDLGRIALLSFSGITLYHICLNYGEVSVPAGTASLIIAAGPVITALLATRFAGERLNHLGWLGTLISLGGVALIVLGSGQSLQFTQGALLILAAALFTSLYFVFQKPLLLRMNPLHFTVWSLILGTVPMLVFLPGFGTALAQAPLEAHLALVYIGLFPAALAYLTWTFALARVGAGTTTSFLYVSPVFAVLIAWLWLREVPTAVTLVGGAIAVAGVVLVNTRGRPAAAPTPPAEARA
- a CDS encoding ABC transporter permease subunit yields the protein MTSAQPQPQAQPAAQAPLAVQDIAVRLGGELILDGVTLDVQRGEFLALIGPSGGGKSTLLRVLAGLLKPERGTVHIATPPALVFQDYRLLPWRTALRNVQLPADLGTGGGLAPGEALKMVGMEAYGPYFPAQLSGGMRARVALARALAQSGDVLLLDEPFAALDALVRERFNAELRHLHEKTGRTTVLVTHSIREAVWLADRVAVLRGGRIVELLDTRGEGRVSAYTDGLEAHLRAVLGTGDSTRLRLDSVRARSRAWVLPVAAVALALALWAWGAHALNQPFLLPTPGAVWQEAVRTAPALAAAFWVTVRTALLGTLLGALAGVLIGYPLAKWRALERFLSPFLVASQSTPIVVLAPLLVSWLGFGFVPALVVSALSALYPILVATLVGVRELEATYHELFSSLRATRWQRLTRLELPGALPVLLGGLRLAASLALIGAVVWEFVDPNQKGLGLAVQVAGVYQNKAGQFAAIGLLIGYGVLVYLLITGLERRVMRRRGR